In the Candidatus Neomarinimicrobiota bacterium genome, GGGGACGATCTCCTCTGAGAGAAAGTGTCTGGTTGGTTTTCCGGGATTCAAACGCACCGAGATCGGTGCAGGTGTGGTCAGCGCCGTTTCATAATCCTTGAACTGGTCTCCCAACTGATCCATCAGTCGAGTTTTTAAATGATGTGGGAGTTGGTTTCGTTCGGTGTTCATACGCCAAACTAATTCAAAGTCTTCTAAATGGAATCAATATTCAACAGCTCTTAATACCAGGCTGATCAGCTGAGTTAAATTCAATAAGCATTACTTGACAAACGAGTAGTTTCTCTTTGGCAATAAAAAAGTTTCGCAAACGCTGTCCATAGGCACTATATTTGCAAGTTGATTTGCGAGAGTAATAATTGCGGTTTAGCACAAGTATTTTCTAGAATCAATTTCTTGTTCATTTAGTTTATAGAAGTTCAAGCCAATAAAAGGAGAAATAAATATGTCCATGTTGAAGACCAGAATGGAAGAGATCATTCCACCATTTCGTGAAGAAGTCGGTAATATTCGTAAAAATCATGGCGATAAAAAATTATGTGATGTGACTGTGGCACAGGCCTACGGTGGTATGCGTGGGGTTAAGGTCATGATCACCGAAACTTCTGCTTTGGATCCTGAAGAAGGTATCCGTTTTCGAGGCTACACTATTCCTGATCTGCAGGAAAAACTTCCTCGAGCTGCTGAAGGTGAAGAACCCTTACCAGAGGGTCTGTTTTATCTTTTGATGACTGGTGAACTTCCCACAGAAGAGAATGTCGCTGAAGTTACCAAAGAATGGCAGGAACGTGGATCGCTTCCAGCACATGTCTATAAAGTGATTGATGCTCTTCCAAAAGATACTCACCCAATGACCCAATTTTCAGCTGGTATTGTTGCTCAGCAGACTGAATCGCAATTTGCCTCAGAATACCGTGATGGTATGAACAAGATGGACTATTGGAAACCAACCTACGAAGATACCATGAATCTTCTGGCTCGTTTACCTGCCCTGGCAGCCTATATCTATTGTCGCACCTATAAAGATGGTAGCATAATTCCTGCTGATCCTTCACTGGATTGGGGTGGTAACCTGGCTCACATGATGGGTTTTGACACCAAGATGTTCCGTGAACTCATGCGCATCTACCTGACTATCCATGCTGATCATGAGGGTGGTAATGTTTCCGCCCATACGACTCACCTGGTTGGGTCAACTCTGTCAGATGTTTACTATTCGCTGGCTGCTGGAATGAATGGACTGGCTGGACCGCTTCACGGCCTGGCTAATCAGGAAGTGTTACGCTGGATCATGGAAGTTAAAGAAAAATTGGGTGGTGGCGTACCTACCATGGATGAACTTAAAAAGTTTGTCTGGGATACGCTTGCTTCAGGCAATGTGGTTCCCGGCTATGGCCATGCTGTTTTGAGAAAAACTGATCCTCGTTATTCCGCACAACGTGAGTTTGCACTTAAACATATGCCCGATGATGAACTATTCCAGGTTGTCAGCATGCTTTATGAAGTTGTTCCACCTATCCTGCTGGAGCAGGGGAAGGCCAAAAACCCCTGGCCAAATGTG is a window encoding:
- a CDS encoding citrate (Si)-synthase, eukaryotic, encoding MSMLKTRMEEIIPPFREEVGNIRKNHGDKKLCDVTVAQAYGGMRGVKVMITETSALDPEEGIRFRGYTIPDLQEKLPRAAEGEEPLPEGLFYLLMTGELPTEENVAEVTKEWQERGSLPAHVYKVIDALPKDTHPMTQFSAGIVAQQTESQFASEYRDGMNKMDYWKPTYEDTMNLLARLPALAAYIYCRTYKDGSIIPADPSLDWGGNLAHMMGFDTKMFRELMRIYLTIHADHEGGNVSAHTTHLVGSTLSDVYYSLAAGMNGLAGPLHGLANQEVLRWIMEVKEKLGGGVPTMDELKKFVWDTLASGNVVPGYGHAVLRKTDPRYSAQREFALKHMPDDELFQVVSMLYEVVPPILLEQGKAKNPWPNVDAHSGVLLVHNGMHEYDFYTVLFGVSRAMGVLASTVWDRAVGLPLERPKSLTTEFIKSIL